The Montipora foliosa isolate CH-2021 chromosome 6, ASM3666993v2, whole genome shotgun sequence genome includes the window CTCAGGGTAAAATGTAATTAGATATGAGTTCACTGACCTTacaaattgtaaatattttagagttttggtcAGTATCTCATCAACATTCTTACAATTGATTATATATATTTGAGCTCATGTTAAAATTTTATCCTTCAACTTgaaatgaccgttgaacggtcgaAATACACTCAGTCTGATTGAAATGACGCAAATCCATAATAAGCCTTTTCTTGCCTGAGGATTGTATATACACGGAGAGCGGATTAAGGAAATGCGGACGGAACAAAGGGAGCCTCGACAACCGCGTGGGTGGGGACGAATTCAGATATAGCCGGCCGACTCCACGAAAGACGCATTATCCAAAGCTGATCTATTGTTAGAAAAAAAAGGGCACCAATAGTGTTCCAGTATTCCAAATTAGCCTTAAGCCTACCCCTAAGTACCGGCAATTCtcttcaaataaaaaatgcGATCATAATCAAAGTCGACTAATAAGCTCGAGTCCCTTTCCCGAAAAATtccaaatttgattggttggcTGTGGGGAAGGTGGAGATATTTTTCACATTTACGGCTGACGAGCGTGTAATAGCGTGATTGTGACTGGGTTTCTTTTAGTTATGATTTTGACCCGTTTTACAGTTGGTGTCTGTATGGAAATAAGATTCGCAGGGACTGAAACCAGAGGTTTTGTTCGTCTTTCGTTGTCGGCGCTGCGCGACTAAATTTCATCtgagaagaagaaggaaaaacCTTTGGCACCAGAGTAGTGCCTCGTCGTGAAAGAAAAGCACCACGCAGACTTATTTGTGAGCATTAATTGacatttagggtgcgttcgattgaccatattccggaacaggaaagcctttgtttttgcggagattcacattcaaattgtcaaacacctgctcaaatgctattttaaacgtatctttattatccttgttgcttcaaaacgccagacatgcAGTTTTAAATCACCACTATaccgtattcttattccggaatgaCATATGTAAACATCGACATAAGTGTCCGGAaaagggtcaatcgaacgcaccctaagattTCATGGCGAACACTAAACACTGCTGACGTTTATAGACTTGATAGACTTGTTGAGTTTCCATTGTTTAATATTGACTTTCTCATTTTTTCAGGAGGAATGTAATATATTAGGTTCCAGGCCTCTTATTTTGGCGCCTGAGCATTGACTGTTCTGTCGGGATTTGTAATTGACACTTAGGACTTAGAGATGGCGGTCTTTTAGTTGTTTACAGTTTACAGCTTTAGTATCCCTCTTTTGGGGTCCACATCATTCAATTGTTCAAGGCCATTTAATTTACAACATACGGGAAAATTGCTCCATTTTGGTTGGCTGAGAAAAATGCAATTTTTAAGTAACACAGTACAGAAATGGGGTAATTCAGTACAGAAAAGGCAACGAatcaagcattctgattggtgagtaatcaaagaaagtcgagatAGACAATCACATGGTGCAATTTTTGCGTGATTGTATGATGCGTGTGTGTTGCTTCAGTTTGATTAGAATAAGACGCCTTTTCATTCAAATTATCAACAACTATTTACATGATTTCCAGTGTAATTTGGAAGAAGTATGTACTTGCAAactttttcaatttcttgttgGTCTTTGAAAAAAGTTACATATGCTTATTTACTCCACACTGCACTTGAAATCTTGTCATTTGTATTGATTATAAAAGCCTTCTGCTCAAGtgtattaaaggggctaggtcacgctgttttaggtaattttgtttaattttgttagttatgagctctaaacgtcaaattggcagagcaagagtctttcatttgcaaaatcacggccacgtaacaattgagaatgattttccagccgtttaaatgacattttgagaTAGACtgatgtaaatttgaaaaaaggtgggccgacgtttttcaaatttacccaaatgcaatccatttcaatcctccccagttttgtccatccttgtccctccttagctttcctgtgttttgtttgagttcccCTATAGTTTtaagccgttattttgttatttcagttaattctatgaccatttgatcaatgctgaaattgcctaaaattgcgtgacctagcccctttaaggctTGACCAACCTAATTATTATACATATTTTAATTTGAAGAAAAGCAATATTTTGTCCAATGTCCATGAGGCGTAAAAGAAAGTTTGTTATCGGTGTTGTTAttaatttgccaaaatattttgcatctcattttggtcacgtgaccctaTGACAACTTGTAACATTTATATcttttactcaaaaatggggaacatttatatttaaaatttttgaaaacgttgGGAACAAACACGTTTAGTACAACTGTGCCTACCCAATGCCGCCTTCTAATCCGGTACTCCGTATttaccttttaagatatttggatgtttatcatgtcacgCGACCTATTTTCCTTAATTGttcattgctcttaacatgTGGACATAGTTAAAAGTCGGCATGACAAAACCTTAGAAGGGGTCATCGAATAATTGATATAATGATATAATAgctgaatgttccccatttCGGGTCACGTGACGAGAATACGATACGgaacattttggaaaagttatacAAATACCGATAACTAACTGCCTGCCAACTTTTAGAGGCCCTGGACAAATGCTTTCCCTTCAAattaaaatatgcataataattaggtcaagccttaatacacttgagtgTGTGTGGCACATAGAAACCTTTTGCTTCATTGCAGAAAATCATCTGTGGCAAATAACTGCTGATTGttgtaattaaaaatgattGCAGAATGGTGAGATTTCCTTtggaaaagtttcttctctatACAATGAAAGAAGGAATAGAGTGGATGCTTTCCCTTGATtacaaaacaaatttttatgttcATGGTATAATTGAAGTAGAAGGCAAAGGATAAGACCGAAAGATGCTCTCGTAGGAGTCTTTagaaattatttttattgtctGTGAAGTATAGCAATGGGAAGACAGTTAAAATATTCATGGTCTTATACTGGGAGTTAAGGGTTCATTACCTTAACGGGAGCAAAACGAGAAACTGAGGTGATGATTGAGTTGAGCCAATCTCAGCTGAGAAGAATTTTGATTGAGTCTTAGCGGCTCCTTTTTGAGAGGGAATTATTTTCGTGATTGAAGCTGAATTATCGTAGACAATGTGAACGTTTTGTTCGCTTTTATTTCTGTCAAACAACTGGATCACAAATTTCTGATGGCTTCACATTTACTAGAAAATCAGAGACTGATGTATCAATCTTTAGAAACCAAATGGTCTGATCTTCATTTCAGCTCTTTTAACAGAATAGTGGTATCCTTTCCAGTGATACCAGTTGACACCATCTGCAAATGAAGAGTGGTTGCCAAGATGATAAACACCGTTGAGGTTTGAGCGGTGGCAAGCCTTATACCACCAGGCACCTTTAAAAGACACTGCACAGTTCTTACGCCGAGAATCATTATCGCTGTCCTTGGTAGAAAAGAGAGCACCACGGTGGGAAGATAACGAATCACCAGCAGTTCCTGAAAACATTTGGAGTATTGTAACAGTACATGTAACTACAAATAACCAATCTCCTTCTCACAGCTCTCAATAGGAGATATTTTCTAAACAGCTTTACTTGATTCTAGACATTCCCCATTCAACTTTTTAAAGAAGTCAGAACGAAATGAAATGGGAGAGTGGTTGTAACTGAAAGTTTGAAGAGTTCGGGAAAACATAACATGAAAGTGTTGTACTTTTAACTGTTCTCTGTACCAGTACTAAGGAATCTCCATATATATTACGATATTACTGGTCGTATTTCAAATCAGCCAGCTCCTTGATCGCTTGATATTTCAATGTCAGAGTAAAAATTGTAGCGCCGTAATAAAGTCGTCGTGAATTTCCTTTTAAGCCCGAATTTTTCTGAGTGTTGCTTTCAAGACTGTGATAATCTTGAATCTGTGAAAACGAACTAACCAAAAAATTAGAACGTGAAAAAGGGGAGAACATTAATTAAAGAGAAGAGTGTCAATGAGCATAGAAAAACACTGCTCTCGTTGTCTCTCTTTTATAATGGAAGCGCTATTGCCGTGTATATCGTAGAATCTTAATTAATTGTGCAGTAGACAGGTGTATAAAATTACATACCCGAGTAAGTTCCAAGGCTCAACTTGTATTTGGCCTTTTCGCTGGTCACTGCAAACATGTCATAGGCAGCATAGGCAGTTTTGCCTTTTGTGTCTTCCAAATCAACTCGAAGCCCATTCTTCACCAGCTTGGTCAGACGATGAATCTTGTCCAGTCCCAGCCAAAACTCGCCATTCAGGTCACCAAAGCCTTGTTTATAGTCAGACCAATTGCGGTAAAAATCAACCGACCCGTCCAGTCTTTTTTGGAACACTGTCCATCCCCCACCGGCTGTTGTCTGGTCACAAAACACATCAAACGTACCTGAACCATCAGGGTCGATTGTGTAAACACTACTGATCCTTTCTCCATGTTTGTACAACTCAGCACAGTTCCTCCTGACTGTTTGAATAATTAACATTGTTAATTCGTTACGTGTTATTCTTTACAATAAAACTCGAGCTTCCGTAAAAGGCCTTTTTTAAGGATTTTAGGCAATTAACTTAACCCTCTGACGTATCGCTTCTCTTACGTATGTTCGCGATTTACTCCACTCCCTTAAATAAGTTTCTGCACTTACTAAACCCGGGGCGAATTCATCATAATGATTAATAATTAATGAAGGTTTTTTCTGGCGTTGGCTTTTACTAAAGCACATTGGTAGGTGCTTGGTGtatatttttctattgttaagaactttttttaaacaaagtaGAACCTTCAGTGATTATACAATAActctaacctaaccctaacgctaaccctaatTCTAACCCTGAtggttttaccgtgtttagataattttaaggaatagataaccactaaatgacagAATACACCACGTATCGTCCAGCACATTTTCGATGACAGCCGATTGTCGATGACGGCATTCTTACCTAATACCAACAGTTTTGTTTGCGCCTTTCATTGCGTCGATATCACTTTGTATTTGAGTGAGTTGCTTCTTCATTTCTGTCAACATAGCTTCGACCTTTTTTGATGGTCCAGCGTAGAACTGCAAGTTGTTACAATGCCGAGTAGTTGTCGAAAGATTAACAACATTATTTCCCGGCTTAGCAACAGTTTGGTGGACGGAGAACGCAAAGAGGACTAACTCAAACCAAAATACAGTGATAAAAAAAGACATCTCGACAACTGATTGAAGTTCGACCCAAAACCAACTTAATCGCAGACTTAGTAATGATGCGATTGATCAAGCAGCGTCATCGATCAGTGATAGTAAAGCAGTTAACATTGCGCGAAAAACTTCGAGTTTATatatgcaaatagtttcttCGTTTGTGTTGTTGAGATGCTACCGAAAAACATTCACTgacataaaaaatgaaaaaataaaataaatgaaaaataaaataaacatttaacaTGAGCTTTAGAAAAAAACTCCAAGATGACTTACCCTCATGCGAGAATTTAAGTCTCTTCAAGCCTAAACTTTTTaaaagctattgttttcgcAGTATAGCTATAtttagtttctttcttttgtgtAATTTAAGTTTTTCTTACCGTTTGACATAATcaaattttaaacttttaaactttttattttttaacttttttattaaGCGCTTAGAACATGTATGGATAGGCGctgcataaaaataaaattattattattattattattattattattattattattacattattagtACTTCAACCGCCATGTAATTCATAGCGTGAGCCGATTATGCGTTTATGTATGGGAAACGGAAATGGAAACGACTCGTGATTAACAAGCCAAATTACGAATAAACTATATTTGTTCATTATATATGCATCCGTTATGATGGTCAAAATGCATGACTTCAAACTCTCAACATAGTCTCCGAATTGAATAGCAAGAAGTCGCCCGTTTCATTGTAGGGGATTAATTATTTTAGGTTAGAAGCTGTCAAAATCTATGTTATTAGAACTTTAAACATGCAGTATTCTTTGGAATGGACTGGCCAGTTGATAGTAGTAAGGAGAAGCTTACGTTACGCGAAAACTTTCGAGTTTATGGT containing:
- the LOC138006174 gene encoding ficolin-2-like isoform X1, whose product is METRPIVQFIITSAFVSLHVTSTCPNDDCRELVFPSFFFFAHKLLVKHNLTTIQVHDLEECKWRCYQYPNCVSVNIHTHKNDEGLYRCELNNATHLRHGLEFLDAVDYFYHGADSACDKVGRCDNGAVCQSGYTDKGYRCVCPPGWKFAHCQQVRRNCAELYKHGERISSVYTIDPDGSGTFDVFCDQTTAGGGWTVFQKRLDGSVDFYRNWSDYKQGFGDLNGEFWLGLDKIHRLTKLVKNGLRVDLEDTKGKTAYAAYDMFAVTSEKAKYKLSLGTYSGTAGDSLSSHRGALFSTKDSDNDSRRKNCAVSFKGAWWYKACHRSNLNGVYHLGNHSSFADGVNWYHWKGYHYSVKRAEMKIRPFGF
- the LOC138006174 gene encoding ryncolin-2-like isoform X2 codes for the protein MSHLPVRMSACDKVGRCDNGAVCQSGYTDKGYRCVCPPGWKFAHCQQVRRNCAELYKHGERISSVYTIDPDGSGTFDVFCDQTTAGGGWTVFQKRLDGSVDFYRNWSDYKQGFGDLNGEFWLGLDKIHRLTKLVKNGLRVDLEDTKGKTAYAAYDMFAVTSEKAKYKLSLGTYSGTAGDSLSSHRGALFSTKDSDNDSRRKNCAVSFKGAWWYKACHRSNLNGVYHLGNHSSFADGVNWYHWKGYHYSVKRAEMKIRPFGF